Below is a window of Rhizobium jaguaris DNA.
ATGATTTCCGTCCCGCTAGATCACTGCGTCGTGCATCTCGATTAGACACGCAGGAACGATACCTCCGCGGCGATTATCCCGTCACACGCCGCGCCAAAGGACAATGTGGACCGCTCTCCTGAAAACACAAGAGCATTTCCGGGCGAAACTTGGAAGCATTTTACCTTCAACTACATTAGAGGCAGGCGCGATTCTCCAAACGGAACAACCGCGCCGACTTCCGCCCCTCGAATGCGCCACGCCTCAAGAAAACAGGATCGATGAAAGCTTGCGACGCGCGGCGATGGTCGCCGGATCCTTCGGACCCCAAACCTCGAAGAATTGCAGCAACTGACGGCGCGCACCATCGTCGTCGAAGGCGCGGTCGCGGCGCATGATCGTCAGCAGATGCTCGGCCGCCTCGTCGCGCTTACCTTCGACATTGCGGATCTTGGCGAGTTTGACGCGCTGCTCGTGGTTGTCCGGATTGAGCGCCAGCTCATGCTCGAGCGCTACCGGATCGCCGAGCTTGCGAGCTTCTTCGATCTGATCGAGCTTCTTCACCACGGCCTGGATGCCGGCATCGTTGGCAAGCGTTTCCGGCAGATCCGTCAGCGCCTCGCGCGCCCGCTGGCTCTGGCCGGCGGCAATCATACATTCGGCCATGCCGGCAAGCGCCTTGGCATTTTCCGGGTCGGCCTGCAGCACCGCACCGAACAGCTCGGCGGCGCCATTGATATCGCCGCCCGCAAGAAGACCGGCTGCTTCTTCCAAAATCGCTTCGATTTCCGCCGCCTGATCGCCGGCTCCGTCAGCCGGGCCGCCCAGGCGATCGACGAACTGGCGAACCTGGCTTTCCGGAATGGCGCCCATGAAACCGTCGGCCGGACGGCCATTGACGAAGGCGATAACGGCCGGAATCGATTGGATGCCGAGCTGACCGGGAATGGCCGGATGATCGTCGATATTCATCTTGACCAGCTTGACGCGGCCCTTGCCTTCATTGACGACCTTTTCCAGAACCGGCGTCAGTTGCTTGCATGGGCCACACCAAGGCGCCCAGAAATCCACCAGCACCGGCTGGTTGCGGGATTCCTCGATAACGTCCCGGGCAAAATTCGCCGTCGTCGTGTCCTTGATGGGTGAGGGGCCGCCGGATGACACAGGTGCAGCACCGTATGATGCCGAGGCCGACATCTGGCCGCCGAAAGAAGCGTTATAGGGATTGTTTGAACCACTCATGAGTATCTCCCGCTTACCGGCACTCTGGACCTTTAAAGCATGATTCCAAAAAGAACGAAGCGAATCTTGGATAAAATCATGCTCAATGAAATAGCCTGAGCGACAGGACAATTCGAAGATAAGTCATCTCGCTCTAATCGCAGCGTTAAAATCGTATGTCAGCCCGTCACTTTCAAGACTAGCGGCGTATGACCGGTCGCTTCCATGAAGCGCAGGAGATCGCTGCTGGCAATCGAGGTCGTCGCATCGTTCGACAATGGATGGCAATTAACGACGTCGTGTTCCATCAACTCGGCATCGAGGATGAAGGTAACGTTCTTGCCGGTATCGTTGATCGCGCCGAATGCAGTCACCGAGCCCGGAATGACGCCCAGATATTCTAACAGTTTTTCGGGCTTGCCAAAGGAGACTTTGCTGGCCGCACCGATCAGCGTGTGCACTGTCTTCAAATCGACGGTGGCATTCTCCTCGACCGTCAGCAGGAAGAAATTATCCTTCTTGTCCTTCACGAACAGGTTCTTCGTATGGCCGCCGGGGATCTCGTCACGCAAGGACACCGATTCGGCAACGGTGAACACCGGCGCATGATCTTTGGTGCTATGGAAAATGCCGAGCCCATCCAGAAAACGGAAAAGATCGTCGCGGTTTTTCGAGCTGTTCTCTGTCATGGCGGTCTCGCGATAAAAAATGACCCGCCCCTGATACGTCGCTCGCAAATCCTTTGCAATCTTCGAAGCGACAAAGCCAAGCGTTCTCGGGCTTTCCGGCGGACGATTAAAAAAATGCGGACTTTTCTTCGCGACCTCGTCATTTCCCTGTTGCATTTGAAAAATGGTTAGGCCATATAGCGCCCGTCGCCGCAAGACGACGCCCAGCGGTCCAACACACTACCCCGGACTGTTGCGGATATGAGCGGGTGTAGCTCAGGGGTAGAGCACAACCTTGCCAAGGTTGGGGTCGAGGGTTCGAATCCCTTCGCCCGCTCCAGTTTTCCTCAAGGAAATCAGCATATTGCGGACACGACGCCTTTTGGGAAGCCCGAAGGGTTTTTCGCGTGTCGCCACCAGCGGAAAGCCATTTTGGGCTGCGTCACCACCGACTTGCGGAGTCGTGCGTGCCGGCCACGGCATTCGACTCGACTCCACATCTTTCCCGTTCAAATCGCCGGCCGCGTCCTGCCAATGGGCCATCGCTTGCCCGAATGGATGACGTGTATCAAATTACCTCGAGTGCTACTTTAAGCATGGGGTGGTGGCGGTGCTGGGAACAGCAGCGTCGATGGAGGAGGCGCGCGATGACTGCATTTAACGTCGTGAGATTTCAAACCAAAGTCGGTTTTGAAGAAGAGTTCGAGGAGCAGTATCGAAAACTTTCGCGCGAATTCGAAGGGCTTAGAAGAATAGTTTTAATCAAAACGGGGCCGCAGGCATATTGTGGAATCGGCGAGTGGGACGGTCTGGAGCACATGATAGCCGCACGGCCGTTGATGATCGGCAATTTGGATAACTTTCGGCACACGCTTCAGGAACTTGGGGGCGATATCGGTGTTACCGATGCGATTTCCGGTGAGGCGATTTATGAAAAGGCGCCCGCCAAACGAGAACGGTAAAGGGATTCGGCCGACACTTCTTCCGCCGCCACATTCTCGTAATCTGTTGAGAAACAGAAATTATTGGAGCATATTTTCTGTCTTGCATCTTTGGTTGCGCCTCGTCCGGCTGGCGCACGCCTTGCGCGCACCCCAATACGGCTTGTCCTTCTTGAGCCGCACGATCATCGCCTCGATCGGCTCAGGCAACTGATTGGCGTAGCGCACCGGTCGCCTGGAGCGATGCGTCAGGGCAGGCAATCGCGACGTCCGCATTTCTCGGCCAATGATCTGCGCATTCGCGACAACAGGTTCCCGCTCCATTCGGCCTTGATGCAGGATTTTGCGCTGCTCCGGTCCCTCCCCTATTCGTTCGGCGACAGCGTCTGACAGCAGGCAGCGGATTGACATTGGTTGCAAGCGCGAGCCTTCTTCTCGTGTGACGATCGTTTGGGAGGAGCGGTCAATGGCTCGGCAAGAAATAATAGACGCCATGAGGAAATACACGGATCCGTTCCGTGTCACCAACGGCAATGACTTTCGCCTGCTGGATTTCGATCCCGGCGACACGCTCGGGCTCAAAATGGGCAAGGAAGAAGCGGCGCAGCTTCTCGATCGCGGTTCGAAATGGCTCGCGATGGAGCAAGACATTCTCTATGCGCAGGATTCCTGGTCCGTGCTGCTGGTGTTCCAAGCGCTGGATGCGGCTGGAAAGGACGGTACGATCAAGCACGTCATGTCGCGGGTCAATCCGCAGGGGTGCGATGTGTCCTCGTTCAAACAGCCCTCCAGCAAGGAGATCTCGCACGATTTCCTCTGGCGCTATGCCAAGAAAATTCCGGAGCGGGGGCGAATCGGCATCTTCAACCGCTCCTATTACGAGGAAGTGCTGGTGGTGCGTGTGCACCGGGAGTTGCTCGACGCGCAAAAGATCCCAGCGTGCTTTGTCGGCAAGAACGTGTGGGAAGAGCGACTTGCCGACATCGCGCGTTTTGAGAACTACCTGACGCGCCAGGGCGTGGTGGTCCTCAAGTTCTACCTGAACCTCTCCCACGAGGAGCAGAAAAAGCGGTTCATGAGCCGCCTCGACAAGCCGGAGAAGAACTGGAAGTTCTCAGCGTCCGACGTTCGCGAGCGACGATACTGGAAAGACTACATGCAGGCCTATGACGACGCGATCCGCGCCACGGCCTCCGAGGGCGCACCGTGGTTCGTCGTGCCCGCGGACAACAAATGGTTTACGCGCCTCGTCGTCGCGGCTGCGATCGTGGAGGCGGTGGAGAAGCTAGACCTCGCATATCCCAAGGTCACGCCGGAGAAGATGAAGAATCTCGCGGCGGCGCGCCAGGAACTCGAGGCGGAAGGGACACACACTAGAAAGCACCGGGAGGAACAAAAATGAGATCGGATGAGACCTCAGGTTTGGGTACGGATCCGGTGTCGTGGCATGCGATGCCGGCGGATCAGGTGGAAAGCCAGCTTCGCGTGGATCCCGGGCGCGGCCTCGATGCGGCGGGGGCCGCCGAGCGGCTAAAGACCCACGGGCCGAACCGCCTGCCGCAAGGCAGGAAGAAGGGGCCGTTGATGCGGTTTCTCGCCCAGTTCAACAATATTCTCATCTATGTCCTGTTGGCGGCTGGCTTCGTCAAACTGATGCTGAGCCTATGGCTCGACGCCTCGATCATCTTTGCTGTCGTCATTCTCAACTCGCTCCTAGGCTTTCTACAGGAGGGACGGGCGGAAAAGGCGCTCGATTCGATCCGCGGCATGCTGTCGGCGGAGGCGCGCGTTTTGCGTGGCGGGGCGACGCGCCTCATTTCGGCCGAGGAGCTCGTTCCGGGCGACATCGTACTCCTGGAATCGGGCGACAAGATCCCGGCGGACCTGCGCCTTATCGATGCCAAGAACCTGCGTACCGAGGAGGCTGCCCTCACGGGCGAATCCGTCCCGGCCGAGAAGACCACGGCTGTGGTATCAGCCAAGGCCACGGTCGGCGACCGAGAGAATATGGCGTTCTCCGGCACCATGGTGGTGTCGGGGCGCGCGACCGGCATCGTTGTGGCGACCGGTAGCCAGACGGAACTCGGCCGCATCAACCAGATGCTCGCAGAAGTCAGTGCGCTCGAGACGCCGCTGCTGCGCCAGATCAAGAGGTTCGGTTACGTCATCACGGCAGCCATCGGCGTCATCAGCGTGTTGCTGTTCTCCTGGGGCCACTGGCTCGGACACATGTCCTTTGTCGAGCTGTTTCAGGCCGTTGTCGGCATCGCAGTGTCGCTGATTCCTGAAGGTCTGCCAGCTCTGATCACGATAACGCTCGCCATCGGCGTGCAGCGCATGGCTCAGCGCAATGCGATCATCCGCCGCCTCCCCGCGGTCGAGACGCTGGGGTCCGTCTCGCGCATCTGCTCGGACAAGACCGGAACGCTGACCCTCATGGAAATGATGGTGGCCTCCGTCGTGACTGCGGATGCAGCCTATGAGGTCAGCGGCGACGGCTACGCGCCTGAAGGAGAGGTCAAGACCGCCGGCAAGCCGGTCAGCGCCCTACCGGAAGCGCTCGCGCTGATGGGTCGCGTATCCGCACTGTGCAACGACGCTGAACTCTTCAAGGAGGAGGGAAAGTGGAAAGTGGAAGGAGACCCGACCGAGGGCGCGCTTTATCCCTTCGCGACCAAGCTTGGCATTGACCGTGCCGCGGAGACGACAGCCGCTCCCCGCATCGATGCGATCCCTTTCGAGTCCGAGCACAAGTTCATGGCAACCCTGAACCGTTCAGCGGACGGCGAAATGCTGCTGGTCAAGGGTGCGCCCGAAGTGATCCTCGATCATTGTGACCGGCAGCAGGCGGCGACCGGTCCGGCACCGCTCGATCGTGACCGCTTTGTTCGGGAGGGTGACCGGCTAGCGGCGCAGGGGGAGCGCGTTCTGGGCTTGGCATGGCTGCCGAACCCGGACCTCCGGGCCGGCAGCCTCCGGCCGGCGGACTTGCCGAAGACCCTAATTTTGATCGGTTTCGTGGGCCTCATGGACCCTCCCCGCAAGGAGGCCATCGAAGCCGTGCAGGAATGCCATGGCGGCGGGATCCGCGTGACGATGATCACGGGCGACCACAAGATCACGGCGGCGGCGATCGCCAAGATGCTCGGCATCGGCGATGGCAAGACTGCCATGGCGGGCACCGAGATCGAGGCAATGAACGATGCGGCACTGCAGGAATGCGTGCGCGACGTCGATGTCTTCGCCCGCGCCAGCCCCGAGCACAAGCTCAGGCTCGTGAAGGCGATCCAAGCCAATGGTCAAATTGTCGCCATGACCGGAGACGGCGTCAACGACGCGCCGGCGCTCAAAAAGGCCGATATTGGCGTTGCAATGGGTATCAAGGGCACCGAGGTGACGAAAGAGGCGGCGGGGATGATTCTCGCCGACGACAATTTTGCCTCGATCTCAGCGGCCGTGAAGGAGGGCCGCACGGTCTACAACAACATCGAGAAGGCGATGCTTTTCCTGCTGCCCACCAATATCGGCCAAGGCGCAGTGATCGCGATTGCGATCCTGTTCGCCTTCACGCTGCCGATCACGGCACCGCAGGTGCTGTGGGTGAACATGGTCACCTCCGTCGCGCTCGGCCTTGTCATTTCGTTCGAGCCCCATGAGGCGGACGTGATGGGGCGCCCGCCCCGCTCGGTCGACCGGCCGATCGTCACCGGCTTCGGTATCTGGCGCATTCTCTTCGTGGGTGCGGCGCTCGTCCTTTATACGCTGGCAGCCTTCTTCTGGATGAAGGGGCAAGGCGCTTCGGACCAGATGGCGCGCACGGCTGCCGTCAACGCCATCACGCTCGGACAGGTCTACTACCTTCTGAACAGCCGCTACCTGCTCGAGTCGTCTCTGTCCGTAAGCGCCCATTTGGGCAATCCCTATCTCTGGTACGGCATAGGCGGGGTCGTGGTGCTGCAACTCCTCTTTACCTATGCGCCCCCGCTCCACGCCGTCTTCGACACCGAAGCCTTGCCTCCTTCGGTCTGGCTCTGGCTCATCGCGGGCGGGCTTCTGTTTTTCCTCGTTGTCGAGATCGAAAAGCTCATCATTCGCTCCACGCCCGTGTTGAAAGACGCAGCGACCCGCCGGTAAAGGGAAATTGCGGCCGAGCGGCGATCATCGCCGCTACCTGACCACTCTCATGTTCGCCCTTACAAGATGCAGGAATAGAAAAATCGTCGCCCTGTCGTCAGGGCGTTTCGTTTGGTGTGGATGCATCCTGGGGAAAGCAGGAAGCACGGTCATATAACGACGGTTGATCATGCTCTGATGCGCGGGTTGGTTACCGCCGGACCTGATGCGTCGCGGAGCTTCCTCTGTCTAGTTCGCAGCGTCGGAATGTAACCGGCTGATAGTGGAATCGAGGGTTCTCCTGCCGTGACCGTGCCCCCAGCCTTGCCCAGGCGCATATGGCTTTTTGACTCTTCTGTCCTCCTTGTTGAGTTCAGGATTGAGCTATACTCAACGCGGTGAGACCTGGCATGCAATCGCCCAGACGAATCCGGATAATTCGCGAGCGATCGCCGTGGTTACGGTCGTTGCCGGCTTTCCGGCCTTCGTGAGCTTGCGATAGCGGCCGCACAGCCGCTCCTGCGCCTTCCATGCCGTGTCGCGGATCGCTTTTGGGAGCTGCTCCTGGCGGATCAACTGATCACGGCTGATCTTTGCGGGAAACCGATAACTCCAAGCGGCTTCAATCAGCATTCGACGCGCCGTTGTATTGCCTGCTTTTGTAATGCCGCCCTGCCGCCGAGTTCCACCGCTTGAATGCTCCGATGGTACCAGCCCGAGATAGGCCATTAATTGGCGCGGGTTTGTGAAGCGGCTGAGATCGCCCAATTCGGCAATCATCGTAGCGGCCGTCACCAGAGCCATGCCGCGCAGTGATTGCAGCGCGACGACCACCGGAGCCAATGACCAGTCACTCAACATGGTCTCGATCTGCTTCGTCAGCCGATCCCGCCGCTCAGTTGCCGCCTCGATTGTGGCGATGTGATCCTGGAGAACGATTTGGTGGATTGGCTGTTCAAAGCAAAGACCGGCCAACCAACGGCGGTGCATCTGCGTCCAGGCCGGCCGGCTGTAGTGAAAGCCATGACGAAGCAGAAATCCGCTGAGCTGCTGGCGCGCTTGCCGCAAGCTGCGCACAGCGGCAAGCCGTGCCCGAACCAGATCACGCATCGCCTCATGGGCTGTATCTGGTATCCAAACAGCGCTCAGTTCTCTAGCGCGATGAAGTCTTGCCAGATTGTTGGCATCCCGACGGTCTGTCTTGATGCGATCGCCTGGTTTGTGCGGGATCAAAGAAGGGGCGACGACCACGCAATCATGACCTGCGGCAGACAGTTGCCGCTGAATGCCGTAGCCGCAAGGTCCCGCTTCGTAGCAAAACTTCAATGTCCGACCCGGCTGCGAAAGCTTGGCCAGCATGCGGGTCAAGGCCGTTGGCGTATTGACGATCTGGCCAAACGCGCGCGCGTCACCGCGCCCACCGCCGTCAGCGAGCGCCACCGCGATCGTCTCTTTGTGAACATCCAATCCGACATATGTGATAGTCTCGTCCATGGCCCGTCTCCTATGCATGAGGCTCTACGAGGGCATCGCTCTCGCAACCCTCGATACCTGCATATTGTGAGACGGGTCACCCGGTCCCAGGCGAACATTTAGTCTAGATAATAGCAGGCGAGAAGATGACCGGCTCCGACCGCTTCGCCTAGTCCGGATCGTGCTCGCGCTTGAGAACTGCGACGATGGCAATCCTGAGACAATCGAAGCAGGGCTCGTAACGAAAGCGGCCGTGGCTGCACTTGTCGAAATTGTCCTTCACCCCGAGCACAGCTTCCTCGAAGCCGTCGCGCGGCCCGCCCTGCTTGTCCAGAAAGTCCAGCACCATCCTCAGGCCCGCGTCGAAACCGGCCTCAAACCTCTCGTCCTCGCTCATACCGCTTCCTCCTCGCGCTCTTCTGGCCAGCCGAGCACCCGGCTGACCGCCTCGCCTTCGCTGACGTCGGCGCGACCGGTGGTAGTTCCCTCTCGTTCAGCCCTTCGGCAACGGCTTCAGTGTAAACCCCAGCGGCCACATCGGCAGGATATCTTCGCGAATTTTTCGGCGCCAGCGTCTTCGCCCGCTTGGCCCTGGACAGGTCCACTGGTCACTCGCATCGACGTTATCTATCTTGCAACTGATCGTGGCGGCCTTTGCAATCTTCGGAGTCTCAAATCGGTCTCAATTGACGTTCAGGCCTTGGCGAGCTGCGGGACGAATCACGGTAGAGGCTGAATGAAACGACAAACGATTTCGTTGATCGCGATGCTGTCGCTCCTGCCTCTCCCGGCTCTTGCCCACCCGCATATATTCATCGACGCGAAATTCGAGGTGGTCGCGGCGCCCGATGGCTCCATCGCCGAGCTTCGCAACGTCTGGCGCTTCGATGAGGTCTTCTCCTCGTCGGTGCTGCTGGATTTCGACAAGAACGGCAACATGACGCTGGATCCCGGCGAGCTTAAGGCTGTGGGCAAGACGGTCAGGAATTCGCTTGCGCAGTACGATTATTATACGAACGTCACCAGCAACGGCAAAGCGGTTGCGATGGCGAAGCCAGAGGAAATACGGGCGGACTATAAAGACGACGCCCTGATACTCACCTTCTCGCTGAAGCCGCTGCAGAAGACATCTCTCAAGGGAACCACGATTTTCGGAATTTACGACAAGACGCTTTATACGGCGGTCGATTTCGCCGCCGACAGCGATATGGCAACCTCCGGTGAGGCATTTGCCCGCTGCAAGCGCAAGGTGGTGAGGCCCAATTCCGACGAGATCATCGCGCAGAACCAGGCAACGCTCACCAGCATGTTCTTCAACGACCCGATGGGAACGAATTATTCGCAGCTCGTAGCGACGAGGCTGGAAGTCCAGTGCTGAGATCGCAGTCGATCCAAGGAACCATCCCTCGCGCCCGATAGCACACCCCGATATGCAACCCTTGGGGACTGTGCTCGCCTGAACATCGTATGTCCTACATCACGGGATGGATGCTTGACACCGTCGTTCTGCCGGCTTTCGTCGTGGAATAATTGACCCTAACCTTCTCGCCTGCCTTGAAGCGTTCCACTTCAATCTTCTCCGGCAGCTTGAAAACCCTTCCGTTCATCAGCGTAATCGAATCGCCTTTTCTGTCGACGCTCCTGATCGTATCGGTAATTGCCTTTGCAAAGGCCCCGGTCGACGAAACGATTGCAAATATTGCCGCTGCGATGATGACAGATCTTTTCATCGTCTTGATCCTTTTCGAGTTGATTATTTCACCAAGGACCTCGCCGGCACCAGAACGGCCGAGCTGAAACCCATCGCCTTCAACCTCAATGGGCATCCGCACCGTGTGAGGCGACAAATCCAACGTGAACTCGCAATTTTGCAGCGAGATTGCCCGGAACATACGGATACGTAACTTCGCGGGCAGAAGCCGTTTGACGAGACCGAAATGAGTGGCGACCGCGCCAACCTTACGAAACCGTATTCTTGCGGCAAGGACGCTGTAGAGGCGCTGCGCTAGATCGCTTGCTCACCGGCGGAGAAACATTTTGCCGGTCCATCAATTTGGGCCTGCCGGCCCGCAGAAGCAAAGGAATCTTCCATGAAAAAGATTATCGCCGTCACCACTCTCACCGTCATTGCAAGCCTCGGCCTCGTCGCATCCCAAGCACACGCCGCCGCCGCACCCTGCGAAGAGATGTTGAAGAACATGCGCGCAGCCAAGACGACAGCCAAGCTCAGCGACGCCGACATGGCAAAGGTCAACGACCTCGAAGCCAAGGCCATCGAGCGCTGCAATGCCGACGACGACACCCGCTCCGACAAGTTTCTGGCCGACGCCATGAAGATCATGGGCAAATAAGCCGCAAACACCTGGAGAAATCCGATGACACATACTTACACGGCGACGGTTCAACAGAACCGGGTTCCCGAGGTCACTATCGATTTCTGGCTGATCAAGCTGATGGCCGTAACCATGGGTGAGACGGCTGCCGATTATCTCGCTGTCAATCTCGGTCTCGGCCTGACTGTCACCTCTCTGCTGATGACCGCAGTGCTGATTGTCGCCCTGGTATTTCAGTTTGCACAAAAGCGCTACGTTCCGCCCTTCTATTGGGCAGCCGTCGTCCTCATCAGCATCGTCGGCACGCTCGTTTCCGACAATCTCGTCGACAATCTCGGGGTTGCACTTCAGACCACGGCCATCGCCTTCACGATCGCGCTCGCTGTGACCTTTGCGGTCTGGTTTGCGGTCGAGAGGACATTGTCGATCCATTCCATCTTCACGACGCGCCGGGAAGCCTTCTACTGGCTGGCCATCCTGTTTACCTTCGCTCTCGGAACGGCGGTGGGCGATCTGGTGGCGGAAGTCTTCGCGCTTGGCTATCTCACCACCGGCATCCTCTTCGGAGGCATCATCGCCGCGATTGCGATTGCCTATTATGTCTTCAAGCTGGACGCCATCCTGGCCTTCTGGCTCGCTTATATCCTGACGCGGCCGCTCGGCGCCTCGTTCGGCGATCTGCTGTCGCAGCCGCAGGAATATGGCGGACTGGGCTTCGGCACGATCATTACCAGCCTGCTTTTCCTCGCCGTGATCGTTTGCCTGGTGATCTACATGACGATTGTTCAAAGACCTGCAGCTCAGGAGCCTATGGAGGCGGAACTCGGGGAGTCCCAGGAGACATGACCTCCTGCGCTTCAGGTTGGTGAAATGAGTTTGCAGTAATCGATATATTCGCACTCGCTTGACGCAATGGGGCGTCGGCGCGCGGCGGATGAGCTCCCTTCAACACGGCCGCCTCACTGCCGGAATAGGAACAGATCGTTTCATGCGCATACTGCTCATAGAAGACGACATCAAAATCGGGGAATTCGTCTCACGCGGTCTGCGGGAA
It encodes the following:
- the trxA gene encoding thioredoxin; amino-acid sequence: MSGSNNPYNASFGGQMSASASYGAAPVSSGGPSPIKDTTTANFARDVIEESRNQPVLVDFWAPWCGPCKQLTPVLEKVVNEGKGRVKLVKMNIDDHPAIPGQLGIQSIPAVIAFVNGRPADGFMGAIPESQVRQFVDRLGGPADGAGDQAAEIEAILEEAAGLLAGGDINGAAELFGAVLQADPENAKALAGMAECMIAAGQSQRAREALTDLPETLANDAGIQAVVKKLDQIEEARKLGDPVALEHELALNPDNHEQRVKLAKIRNVEGKRDEAAEHLLTIMRRDRAFDDDGARRQLLQFFEVWGPKDPATIAARRKLSSILFS
- a CDS encoding prolyl-tRNA synthetase associated domain-containing protein, producing MTENSSKNRDDLFRFLDGLGIFHSTKDHAPVFTVAESVSLRDEIPGGHTKNLFVKDKKDNFFLLTVEENATVDLKTVHTLIGAASKVSFGKPEKLLEYLGVIPGSVTAFGAINDTGKNVTFILDAELMEHDVVNCHPLSNDATTSIASSDLLRFMEATGHTPLVLKVTG
- a CDS encoding DUF718 domain-containing protein; the encoded protein is MTAFNVVRFQTKVGFEEEFEEQYRKLSREFEGLRRIVLIKTGPQAYCGIGEWDGLEHMIAARPLMIGNLDNFRHTLQELGGDIGVTDAISGEAIYEKAPAKRER
- a CDS encoding polyphosphate kinase 2 family protein encodes the protein MRKYTDPFRVTNGNDFRLLDFDPGDTLGLKMGKEEAAQLLDRGSKWLAMEQDILYAQDSWSVLLVFQALDAAGKDGTIKHVMSRVNPQGCDVSSFKQPSSKEISHDFLWRYAKKIPERGRIGIFNRSYYEEVLVVRVHRELLDAQKIPACFVGKNVWEERLADIARFENYLTRQGVVVLKFYLNLSHEEQKKRFMSRLDKPEKNWKFSASDVRERRYWKDYMQAYDDAIRATASEGAPWFVVPADNKWFTRLVVAAAIVEAVEKLDLAYPKVTPEKMKNLAAARQELEAEGTHTRKHREEQK
- a CDS encoding cation-transporting P-type ATPase, which produces MRSDETSGLGTDPVSWHAMPADQVESQLRVDPGRGLDAAGAAERLKTHGPNRLPQGRKKGPLMRFLAQFNNILIYVLLAAGFVKLMLSLWLDASIIFAVVILNSLLGFLQEGRAEKALDSIRGMLSAEARVLRGGATRLISAEELVPGDIVLLESGDKIPADLRLIDAKNLRTEEAALTGESVPAEKTTAVVSAKATVGDRENMAFSGTMVVSGRATGIVVATGSQTELGRINQMLAEVSALETPLLRQIKRFGYVITAAIGVISVLLFSWGHWLGHMSFVELFQAVVGIAVSLIPEGLPALITITLAIGVQRMAQRNAIIRRLPAVETLGSVSRICSDKTGTLTLMEMMVASVVTADAAYEVSGDGYAPEGEVKTAGKPVSALPEALALMGRVSALCNDAELFKEEGKWKVEGDPTEGALYPFATKLGIDRAAETTAAPRIDAIPFESEHKFMATLNRSADGEMLLVKGAPEVILDHCDRQQAATGPAPLDRDRFVREGDRLAAQGERVLGLAWLPNPDLRAGSLRPADLPKTLILIGFVGLMDPPRKEAIEAVQECHGGGIRVTMITGDHKITAAAIAKMLGIGDGKTAMAGTEIEAMNDAALQECVRDVDVFARASPEHKLRLVKAIQANGQIVAMTGDGVNDAPALKKADIGVAMGIKGTEVTKEAAGMILADDNFASISAAVKEGRTVYNNIEKAMLFLLPTNIGQGAVIAIAILFAFTLPITAPQVLWVNMVTSVALGLVISFEPHEADVMGRPPRSVDRPIVTGFGIWRILFVGAALVLYTLAAFFWMKGQGASDQMARTAAVNAITLGQVYYLLNSRYLLESSLSVSAHLGNPYLWYGIGGVVVLQLLFTYAPPLHAVFDTEALPPSVWLWLIAGGLLFFLVVEIEKLIIRSTPVLKDAATRR
- a CDS encoding IS110 family transposase, with amino-acid sequence MDETITYVGLDVHKETIAVALADGGGRGDARAFGQIVNTPTALTRMLAKLSQPGRTLKFCYEAGPCGYGIQRQLSAAGHDCVVVAPSLIPHKPGDRIKTDRRDANNLARLHRARELSAVWIPDTAHEAMRDLVRARLAAVRSLRQARQQLSGFLLRHGFHYSRPAWTQMHRRWLAGLCFEQPIHQIVLQDHIATIEAATERRDRLTKQIETMLSDWSLAPVVVALQSLRGMALVTAATMIAELGDLSRFTNPRQLMAYLGLVPSEHSSGGTRRQGGITKAGNTTARRMLIEAAWSYRFPAKISRDQLIRQEQLPKAIRDTAWKAQERLCGRYRKLTKAGKPATTVTTAIARELSGFVWAIACQVSPR
- a CDS encoding DUF1007 family protein, which encodes MKRQTISLIAMLSLLPLPALAHPHIFIDAKFEVVAAPDGSIAELRNVWRFDEVFSSSVLLDFDKNGNMTLDPGELKAVGKTVRNSLAQYDYYTNVTSNGKAVAMAKPEEIRADYKDDALILTFSLKPLQKTSLKGTTIFGIYDKTLYTAVDFAADSDMATSGEAFARCKRKVVRPNSDEIIAQNQATLTSMFFNDPMGTNYSQLVATRLEVQC
- a CDS encoding DUF1344 domain-containing protein, with amino-acid sequence MFRAISLQNCEFTLDLSPHTVRMPIEVEGDGFQLGRSGAGEVLGEIINSKRIKTMKRSVIIAAAIFAIVSSTGAFAKAITDTIRSVDRKGDSITLMNGRVFKLPEKIEVERFKAGEKVRVNYSTTKAGRTTVSSIHPVM